Proteins encoded within one genomic window of Besnoitia besnoiti strain Bb-Ger1 chromosome II, whole genome shotgun sequence:
- a CDS encoding tRNA ligase class II core domain (G, H, P, S and T) domain-containing protein (encoded by transcript BESB_040020), translating into MHTFLASPSLRLLLSPSSSSVSRRCLSFVPRSFFSLARPLPFAARSSSPLVRPFSSRLFVRWIFPVSNPNPPLLEAPPDLPVFSRVALKRVGRAPLSKNGKNAEDAAAEGGASRKSEPGRDARGAPRRAAASLKNKSSLEESSEADDAAGGSGGQISHAEKRRSQRQKKSRRIRRHMKLRRKPHHTIGGNTAGAGGLKTLSLSALGEREVAFWAEQARFADERAKKQRPFAARGKAEGATAAENEGEEGKSGSESQAVAADSAREASATSLLSSAVKREVSPFIRGGGAPRATTRPAFSAPFCAASFLTSRVSRFSASALGAAASLSSFCSTSSLLHASLWARRSWQSRAPSAPSGASSSLCSVSCLSSLSSARAAQSASAAAASAGPLPQSPSGAAPASAPRGTDHRLLGREMGLFVVPPASDVGAVGPVFLPEGWKVIENLKNVLRRLQCVFRFQEVSTPSLAQSGLWQRSGHWSRYRANMWSIDSPAEAEERTLEKGNVAAGVPELGDKEAEEKAEEDSQAAERGEDRDAAFRLSLKPMSCPMHLDYALPFLLESPSLLSAAYAAPRPSSPPSSAEDLSAVASSGSSSAAAEADGDSQEMPQSCEMSRHLPMRISEFGRVFRRERRSALCGLFRLREFTQDDGHILCTRRQAVPEIKNQLSAILHLYIEIFEIPRDLIQVSLGTRSQSALSSDLAANWNEAESWLLEAAAAVLPAGVEVARDEEGGAFYGPKLDFSVPDGQGRRWQTGTIQVDLLQPQRLQRLFSRRHPGVASSLAYPLVLIHRAAAGSLERFLALLLELRRGDLPLWLAPVKAAVVATGSAGVDSACENYARRVARLLRRASVSVFESGAQVGAGDDASDADAGGGESLGSGDILLDLRPLHLSTKLKDLVARRRVPLVFLVGPREAKTESVTVLTKTWRRSPEEDGKRDDPTQGKLLPLQEAVKRFRDLARVPSFEFSKTQ; encoded by the exons ATGCACACcttcctcgcttcgccgtctcttcgtctgctgctgtctccgtcttcctcgtcggtTTCTCGGCGCTGTCTGTCTTTCGTCCCGcgttcgtttttctctcttgcgcgtccgctgcccttcgcggcgcggtcTTCGAGCCCTCTCGTTCGCcccttctcttcgcggctgTTTGTGCGCTGGATTTTTCCAGTCTCGAATCCGAATCCGCCTCTCTTGGAGGCTCCTCCGGATCTGCcggtcttctcgcgcgtggcTTTGAAGCGCGtaggccgcgcgccgctttcGAAGAACGGGAaaaacgcggaagacgcggcagcagaaggGGGAGCCTCGCGGAAGAGCGAACCGGGGCGAGACGCTCGCGGGGCaccccgccgcgcagctgcctcacTCAAAAACAAGTCGAGTCTGGAAGAGTCCtccgaggcagacgacgcggcgggtggCTCGGGGGGTCAAATTAGCcatgcagagaagagaagaagtcAGCGCCAGAAGAAAAGCAGGCGCATCCGCCGGCACATgaagctgcggcggaagCCCCACCACACGATCGGTGGGAACACGGCGGGCGCCGGTGGCCTCAAAAcgctctcgctgtctgcccTGGGCGAACGAGAAGTTGCATTCTGGGCTGAACAAGCGCGCTTCGCCGACGAAcgagcgaagaagcagcggccCTTTGCGGCGCGGGGGAAGGCGGAGGGAGccaccgccgcagagaacgagggagaagaaggaaaaagcgGATCTGAGAGTCAGGCTGTGGCAGCGGACTCGGCTAGagaagcgagcgcgacgTCTCTGCTTTCCTCTGCAGTCAAGCGGGAAGTCTCCCCTTTCATACGGGGAGGGGGTGCCCCAAGGGCGACCACGAGACCCGCGTTCTCTGCTCCtttctgcgcggcttctttcCTCACCTCGCGCGTCAGCCGGttctcggcgtcggcgctggGTGCCGCAgcatctctctcttctttttgcTCGacttcgtctctcctccaCGCGTCGCTCTGGGCGCGTCGGTCGTGGCAGTCGCGAGCTCCTTCGGCTCCCTCtggcgcgtcgtcctccctgtgttctgtctcctgtctgtcgtctctctcgtctgcccGCGCGGCACAAtcggcttccgcggcggcggcctccgccgggcCCCTCCCGCAGTCCCCTTCGGGCGCGGCCCCGGCGTCTGCCCCGCGCGGCACCGATCACCGCCTTTTGGGGCGGGAAATGGGGCTGTTCGTCgtgccgcctgcgagcgacGTTGGCGCGGTGGGGCCTGTGTTCCTGCCTGAAGGCTGGAAGGTGATTGAGAATCTGAAGAACGTCCTGCGCAGGCTTCAgtgcgtcttccgcttccaAGAG GTCTCAACCCCGTCcctcgcgcagagcggcTTGTGGCAGCGTAGCGGCCACTGGAGTCGCTACCGCGCGAACATGTGGAGCATCGACTCGCccgcggaagcagaagagagaactCTAGAAAAAGGAAACGTCGCTGCAGGGGTCCCGGAACTCGGCGacaaggaggcggaggagaaagcAGAAGAGGACAGCCAAGCAGCGGAGAGGGGGGAAGATCGAGACGCGGCGTTTCGGCTGTCTCTGAAGCCCATGAGTTGCCCGATGCATCTGGACTACGCGCTTCCTTTTTTGCTG gagtcgccctctctgctctccgcagcgtacgcagctccgcggccttcgtcgcctccgtcttcTGCTGAAGATCTGTCTGCTGTCGCGTCTTCTGGGTCGtcctcagccgctgcggaggccgacgGCGACTCGCAAGAGATGCCTCAGTCGTGTGAGATGTCTCGACACCTGCCAATGCGCATTTCGGAGTTCGGACGCGTTTTCCGCCGAGAACGGCGAAGCGCGTTGTGCGGACTCTTCCGCCTGCGAGAATTCACTCAG GACGACGGGCACATtctctgcacgcggcgccaggccgTCCCGGAAATCAAGAACCAGCTTTCGGCGATTCTGCATCTGTACATTGAGATCTTCGAAATCCCCCGAGACTTGATCCAGGTCTCGCTCGGGACGCG GTCTCAATCTGCACTTTCTTCTGATCTCGCCGCAAACTGGAACGAAGCCGAG AGTTGGCtgctcgaggccgcggcagccgtgcTGCCTGCGGGCGTGGAGgtcgcgcgagacgaggagggcggggcCTTCTACGGCCCCAAGCTCGACTTCTCCGTACCCGATGGCCAGGGCCGGCGCTGGCAGACAGGAACGATCCAG GTGGACCTGCTCCAGCCGCAACGTCTGCAGCGGTTGTTCTCTCGGCGGCACCCCGGCGTggcctcgtctctcgcgtACCCGCTCGTTTTGATTCACCGTGCTGCCGCTGGGTCGCTAgagcgcttcctcgccctcctgctcgagctgcgacgaggagacTTGCCGCTTTGGCTGGCTCCTGTGAAG GCTGCTGTAGTCGCTACGGGGTCTGCTGGTGTGGATTCGGCATGCGAGAACTacgcgcgtcgcgtcgcccgtcttcttcgcagagCGAGCGTCTCGGTTTTCGAATCTGGAGCTCAAGTAGGGGCTGGCGACGACGCTTCAGATGCAGACGCGGGGGGCGGTGAGTCTCTGGGTTCCGGCGACATCCTCCTCGACCTAAGGCCCCTCCACCTCAGCACGAAGCTCAA GGATCTAGTCGCGCGTCGACGCGTCCCGCTGGTGTTCCTGGTCGGGCCTCGCGAAGCCAAGACCGAAAGCGTGACCGTCCTCACCAA GACGTGGCGGCGGTCGCCTGAGGAGGACGGCAAGCGCGACGATCCGACCCAAGGCAaacttcttcctctgcaaGAAGCTGTCAAGCGCTTCCGCGACCTGGCGAGAGTTCCCTCCTTTGAGTTTTCTAAAACGCAGTGA
- a CDS encoding hypothetical protein (encoded by transcript BESB_040030), protein MVRVTVEPLYTGGRGSGGSHAAILRLGRLSLLMNCGATDRLDPRDIEPLLPHLSDVDSIFISHGSLRHLGGLPLLHSRQKPALSRPASPASPGLCCCFSGGCRECSVPAFLTQASQRLGKVALESAVLSNAQNRGVCTAEDAQGGGREAGAAGLNALKSSPTEGGSREERGEGEEKCQEAGAAGEPSAAQTRKGDLPAGTILSADPPVSLKDVATIMEACRVLRYEERVRLFPRKRERAFRGHASDEVGEGAEATGAEAAGRETNSEAGDSVCRDEEDEDSEEDETEVYVHCISAGHALGGAVWLFDADGRKIIFAVDHCLNPLWHVDGSALLSLIPTVLAAPSTPSPSPSFSSPSRDAFSSPCLFVSDVHEPPTGIHSWRTSALRALFLQIAQVLQRGGDVIIPMDVGSPLLELLLHLEALWRLAPSLHGFPVFLISPVSVSFLLACRPLLPQSTQRARAVFASQRINPLFSGSSASLSSLVAAHRLAAASVPGKTKNSHWLVRKQTAEEAAEAFPIPLQAPKAAQEGAGDSREKDALIDGSGEHAAATTALLGAAGVPATAAVWSPTSGLLPTPAPGPLGGLEGMGDRTQPAANAGARREPGAQADKKGDEGGEGSKAESGAADANAARGALMLGPALVPAAARLGLVGAVPAQGAAGAGACGGGVPFGNLKFVRLLSTEREVESLLQQKEGKTEEGRRASRRPPCVFICVPASLDSGFGRSLLIREAERAENVFFFLSEPWPGTTAHRVWRMMQESSCSGSEAPVRPEAAGELGERTHGLIHDSSRAGAAADAPELLLTQTRSVALSADELLRLFEREKERREREAEEAKKRQRGDAGETAAEAGAADGEGEEGSKATKEGGGGGDEAEGGEQDDADAQDAEIAEDEEEPDEPLLLRIADEDLVDYSDDEDSAFVHLGAQNRTSSFFASDLAQGEGTAETPRHAESPREETADEAREGEGGDVKTEGDDGPAGLEGETASLDEASSVGSDGDSDWAEPAGPAMEGDRDDFAQPELFTERRRTKKAKGEQTGRLDGKPWAANGDTGVKKEGKEETEEFGIPVSAEQKTIWTAATLSMGTTGSAGAADAASAAKSLWEGGLWGGNERLALANGFALPASGAFGAPGVYRHLAEGERLLAGAPRRRQERIKAQLRLATSAGGGGHLPASPWSFYSSSLMVPSAFGLSSPSPLMGANGLMGSSPFPTAGAAYRLQERALPAWRRQLRQWCGGADPTGLESHTVRVPLRCRVQCFSGGLEGVTSLQGLLSFLSLLRPQNVFLLPSTSGSLASGFAQRLGQRGERSRERGDGVSSHFAVDGDGGVRGDLQEGGAALGPPSGAEALQVDLGHRLVSDLLASLGPQTRVQLLLPSWPGASSLFQPFDAARSFVSNVGVLDLPSGQAVLCLDRRLWAELQAHAVPVPTTRSTRATTFAGAVGLQGARKRGHAGGKRPDGADRGEERNWGQRLCFVARARGTLQPLADAKGQDRGARRTSDGGAVDAAPQEAVRSRKRSRCRRFGSADASFASTAQAGSFWCPSLRPSFRLVASDPTVSEAADAPEDGKHPGGEGERHSRAMDGLEEDGKTAQKEGDSGAASSSASHAKRRLFLGGGDDGPGGADRGATLLLGRLHLGDVADLLRRASGCEGGEDAAGTDAEEERGEIAFAPQGKVLTLADCAAIRVIQDGHGSRAALWEIESSVNPCFFYLRRLFASQPFALPGS, encoded by the exons ATGGTTCGCGTGACAGTCGAGCCCCTGTACACCGggggccgcggcagcggcggcagccacgcggcgattctccgcctcggccgtctctctctcctgatGAACTGCGGCGCGACAGATCGCCTCGATCCTCGAGACATCGAACCGCTTCTCCC CCACCTAAGCGACGTGGATAGCATTTTCATCTCCCACGGCTCGCTGCGACACCTCggcggcctgccgctgctgcactcTCGCCAGAAAcccgcgctgtcgcgccctgcctcgcccgcgtctcctgggctctgctgctgcttctccggGGGCTGCCGCGAATGCAGCGTGCCCGCGTTTCTCACGCAGGCGAGTCAGCGCCTCGGCAAAGTGGCACTGGAGAGTGCGGTGTTGAGCAACGCTCAGAACcggggtgtatgtacagctgAGGACGCccagggcggcggcagggaggcgggcgcagcggggcTGAACGCGCTCAAGTCTTCGCCGACTgagggaggcagcagagaagagcgcggagagggcgaggagaagtgtcaggaagcaggcgctgcgggtgagccctccgctgcgcagacgcgaaaggGGGATTTGCCGGCGGGCACGATTCTCTCCGCGGATCCTCCTGTGTCTCTAAAAGACGTCGCGACCATCATGGAGGCCTGCCGCGTGCTGCGGTACGAAGAGCGCGTTCGTCTGTTTCCGCGCAAGCGAGAAAGAGCGTTCAGAGGGCACGCCAGCGACGAGGTTGGGGAGGGAGCGGAGGCaaccggcgcggaggccgcggggcgAGAAACGAACTCCGAGGCAG GGGATTCGgtctgcagagacgaagaagatgagGATTCGGAAGAAGATGAGACcgaggtgtatgtacactgcATTAGTGCTGGGCACGCTCTCGGAGGCGCCGTGTGGCTCTTTGACGCAGACGGCAGGAAAATCATCTTCGCCGTCGATCATTGTCTCAATCCCCTTTG GCACGTGGACGGGAGCGCGCTGCTCTCCTTGATCCCGACagtcctcgccgcgccgtcgacgccctcgccgtcaccctccttttcttctccctcccgcgacgccttctcgtcaccctgtctcttcgtctcggATGTCCACGAACCGCCGACGGGGATCCACTCATGGCG GACATCGGCTCTCCGTGCGCTTTTCCTTCAAATTGCCCAAGTTCTTCAGAGGGGCGGCGACGTCATCATTCCGATGGATGTCGGCA GCCCTCTCTTGGAGCTTCTGCTGCATTTGGAGGCCTTgtggcggctcgcgccctcgctccaCGGCTTCCCCGTCTTCCTGATCTCCCCGGTCTcagtctccttcctcctcgcgtgcCGGCCTCTGCTTCCCCAAAGcacgcagcgggcgcgggccGTGTTCGCGTCTCAGCGCATCAATCCGCTTTTTTCgggctcctccgcgtcgctttcttcgctcgtcgccgcgcaccgcctcgcagccgcgtcggTCCCTGGAAAAACGAAGAACTCGCACTGGCTCGTGCGGAAGCAGACAGCcgaggaggctgcagaggccttCCCTATCCCTCTGCAAGCGCCGAAAGCCGCACAGGAGGGTGCgggcgacagcagagagaaggacgcgctTATCGACGGATCAGGGGAGCACGCAGCGGCCACAACGGCCCTGCTGGGCGCTGCGGGGGTgccagcgaccgcggcggtGTGGAGCCCAACTAGCGGTCTCCTCCCCACACCGGCGCCAGGCCCCCTGGGGGGGCTTGAGGGGATGGGGGATCGGACCCAGCCTGCAGCCAACGCGGGCGCCAGGAGGGAGCCAGGCGCGCAAGCAGACAAGaagggagacgagggaggagagggcaGCAAGGCCGAGAGCGGTGCGGCTGACGCaaacgccgcgcgaggggcCCTGATGTTAGGCCCCGCGTTggtgccggcggcggcgcggctcgggTTGGTGGGCGCCGTCCCCGCccaaggcgcggcgggggccggcgcgtgtggaggcggcgTCCCCTTCGGGAACCTGAAGTTCGTGAGGCTGCTCTCCACGGAGCGAGAAGTGGAGTCTCTTCTTCAACAGAAAGAAG GCAAAACAGAGGAGGGGCGTAGGGCTagtcggcggccgccgtgtGTGTTCATCTGCGTCCCAGCCAGCTTGGATTCTGGTTTTGGCAGAAGCTTGCTCATCCGAGAAGCAGAACGCGCAGAAAacgtcttctttttcctctcaGAGCCATGGCCCG GCACGACGGCGCACCGAGTGTGGAGGATGATGCAGGAGAGCTCGTGCTCGGGCTCCGAGGCCCCCGTGCGACCggaggcggctggcgagtTGGGCGAGAGGACGCACGGGCTGATCCACGactcgtctcgcgcgggcgcagcagcagacgctccCGAGCTCCTgctgacgcagacgcgcagcgtaGCCCTGTCTGCCGACGAGCTGCTTCGGCTGTttgagcgcgagaaggagcggcgcgagcgcgaggctgaggaggcgaagaagagacaacggggcgacgcgggggagacggcggcggaggcgggcgcggccgacggcgaaggcgaggagggatcgaaggcgacgaaggaggggggcggtggcggcgacgaagccgagGGTGGTGAAcaggacgacgcggacgcgcaagATGCTGAAATtgccgaagacgaggaggagcccgacgagccgctgctgctgcgcatcGCAGACGAGGACCTCGTGGACTActccgacgacgaagacagcGCATTCGTCCACTTGGGTGCTCAGAACCGGacgtcttctttcttcgcaTCCGACCTCGCGCAGGGTGAGGGCACAGCAGAGACTCCGCGGCACGCAGAGTCGcccagagaggagacggcagacgaggctcgggagggcgagggcggagacgtgAAGACCGAGGGCGACGATGGACCGGCAGGCCTGGAGGGGGAGACTGCCTCGCTGGACGAGGCGTCGTCCGTGGGGTCGGACGGTGACAGCGACTGGGCTGAGCCCGCCGGCCCCGCCATGGAGGGCGACCGAGACGACTTTGCGCAGCCGGAACTCTTCACggagcggcgcaggacgaagaaagcgaagggCGAACAAACCGGGAGGCTCGACGGGAAGCCGTGGGCTGCCAACGGCGACACAGGGGTcaagaaagaaggaaaagaagagacggaggagTTTGGCATTCCCGTCAGTGCCGAGCAGAAGACCATTTGGACAGCTGCAACTCTG TCCATGGGCACGAcgggctccgcgggcgccgccgacgcggcctcggcggccaAGTCCCTTTGGGAAGGAGGCCTCTGGGGCGGAAACGAAAGGCTCGCCTTGGCGAACGgcttcgcgctgccggcCTCAGGGGCTTTCGGGGCCCCTGgggtgtacagacacctcgcagagggagagaggctgcttgcgggagcgccgcggagaag ACAAGAGCGAATCAAAGCGCAACTGCGTTTGGCGACCTcggcaggaggaggaggccatcttcctgcgtcgccgtggTCGTTTTACTCGTCGTCGCTCATGGTCCCCTCTGCCTTCGGGctctcgtctccgtcgccatTGATGGGCGCTAACGGCCTGATGGGCTCTAGTCCCTTTCCGaccgctggcgccgcctaCCGCCTCCAAGAACGGGCCCTGCCGGCCTGGAGGAGACAGCTAAG GCAGTGGTGCGGCGGGGCGGATCCAACGGGGCTGGAGAGCCACACCGTGCGCGTTCCCCTGCGCTGCCGTGTGCAGTGCTTCTCTGGGGGCCTCGAGGGCGTCACAAGCCTCCAGGGCTTGCTcagtttcctctctctccttcgcccgcAAAAcgttttccttctccccTCTACTTCGGGCTCTCTGGCCAGTGGCtttgcgcagcgcctcgggcagcggggcgagcgaagccgcgagaggGGGGACGGTGTCTCCAGCCACTTTGCCGTCGACGGAGACGGAGGGGTGCGTGGAGACCTGCAGGAAGGCGGAGCCGCCCTTGGGCCTCCttccggcgcagaggcgctgcaagTCGATCTTGGGCACCGACTCGTCTCCgatctcctcgcctctctgggCCCCCAGACCCGCGTGCAGCTTCTGCTGCCCTCTTGGCCtggcgcgtcgtctctctttcAGCCCTTTGATGCCGCTCGCTCTTTCGTTAGCAACGTTGGAGTCTTGGACCTCCCTTCTGGGCAAGCTGTGCTGTGCCTGGATCGGCGCCTGTGGGCGGAGCTCCAGGCGCACGCAGTCCCTGTCCCTACGACacgctcgacgcgcgcgacgacgttCGCAGGCGCGGTTGGGCTCCAGGGGGCGCGGAAGCGGGGCCACGCCGGCGGCAAGCGGCCTGACGGCGCcgacagaggcgaagagcgaaactgggggcagcgcctctgcttcgtcgcgcgcgcccgaggcACCTTGCAGCCGCTCGCTGACGCCAAGGGCCAGGATCGAGGAGCTAGGCGGACCtcagacggcggcgctgtCGATGCGGCGCCCCAGGAGGCCGTTCGCAGCAGGAAAAG gtctcgctgtcgccggtTCGGCTCGGCAGACGCCTCGTTCGCTTCGACTGCGCAGGCGGGGAGCTTCTGGTGCCCCTCCCTGCGGCCCTCGTTCCGCTTGGTCGCCTCCGACCCC